A single genomic interval of Takifugu flavidus isolate HTHZ2018 chromosome 19, ASM371156v2, whole genome shotgun sequence harbors:
- the LOC130515683 gene encoding kinesin-like protein KIF13B isoform X2, with product MLLNEPVGAGQETTAAFHKVTLPGVTMDDNSLNVSNVKVAVRVRPMNRREKDMKTKCVVEMEENQTILYPPTASMNKGDPRSQPKVFAYDYCFWSMDECQTDKFAGQDVVFQCLGESLLDNAFMGYNACIFAYGQTGSGKSYTMMGSEEQPGLIPRLCSSLFSRILQEAQEGESFTVEVSYMEIYNEKVRDLLDPKGSRHALRVREHNVFGPYVDGLSHLAVASYKDIKSLMSEGNKSRTVAATNMNEESSRSHAVFNIILTHTLMDLQSGTSGEKVSKLSLVDLAGSERAAKTGAAGERLKEGSNINKSLSTLGLVISALAEQGAGKNKNKFVPYRDSVLTWLLKDSLGGNSRTAMVATISPAADNYDETLSTLRYADRAKSIINHAVVNEDPNARIIRELREEVEKLREQLTEAESMKAPELKDQLEESEKLIQEMTVTWEEKLRKTEAVAQERQRQLESLGISLQSSGIRVVDDKCFLVNLNADPALNELLVYYLKEHTRVGSANSQDIQLCGMAIQAEHCIIDVTQSTGVMLTPLHNARTYVNGTAVTSPVQLHHGDRILWGNNHFFRISLPKDMVRAGGEDKEGCAALKTCLSTDRLEVDFDASSDISSELSFGYEFAQAEVMMKGMRNNDPLQSVLKTLERQYREEKHCALERQREMYEQELQQLRKQLSPETSSHLLDPTGLLSSTTNAAASPSSHKRVRRWSEDREAMMTRSLRRLKEQIVRANLLAQEAGFFAEELNKKTEYLVTLQIPAANLDANRKRDVVLSEPAIQVRRKGKGKQIWALEKMENRLVDMRELYQEWKDFDEDNPVMRSYFKRADPFFDEQENHSLIGVANVFLACLFYDVKLQYAVPIINQKGEVAGRLQVEVWHGTEISEADGAKQAASRPSVMEGDQQERRLDCVVKILQATGLPRHLSNFVFCQYHFWGQEEPVFIAPEMAACSSSSSSSRDPQCTVVFDSAQEFSVPVSEEFVEFLSEGAVAIEVYGHKQANPRRNLALWDLGVIQAKTRSLRERWSEVTRRLEMWVQLRELNEAGEFTAVEVLPAKDVRTGGVFQLRQGQSRRVQVEIRSVPDSGTMPLIAASVLSVSIGDVKVGQTRPSKGGSQWTEEDVDSYQELDLERMKAHWLDSLTQRQEYLDQQLQKIVSKADKSEDDVERESQLLECRLTLTEERNAVLVPSAGSGIPGAPVERVPVPGMETHVPVLFLDLSADDFQSSISAPLAGGLDSLLSGEDDDEFFDLHIVKYHESEVKVEASWDSTVHECPQLSRVTAADQRVYLTVKAVVQLSHPAHMQLVLRKRICVSITGRQGFAQSLLKRMSHRSNIPGCGVTFEIVSNVPGDIHGPEDREMLARLAAASTEDDQSADSEAAIEKYLRSVLAVENILTMDRLRQEVAVREHLAAKGKAPRRCLSSPNISRLSTRSLELLSTHNLNDLKGWESHHNLSAVPPPSTRMLPSSISQSLSLSPDAVKAVPRLLKSLLPGGREDGGGSSPTAVTEQVALRIVVQSASIEDGISQRQQPVPAEEASPGSQSESPRVPLPPPIIRETEDSTSSPVSETSSGYISNSISTVTLSDVYTLSWDLPPLAGRRSDGFEALPDTEEESSVSDLQPSGRESLLVWDEGAGAVPSGPDSHPRQEEAPPATEHKPDSEANLAGAEQESLDQEDQRDRLEALPEKGPQIQGPGLHTPEETEQPPLQSETLDAIPQTQPRREETPFQGAPDPTLQVPEDAQVLILTPASSGEQVDLDVAEIQPTSELPNINCIPTSPPAHDEAPANASKSRAQSSAEPSNPNPSGANPFRIQKVKSSDLKSFQPIIGTAESAGPQVDPTNSLAVPLESLEIISDSEEGDAAAAVLPDWLKEGEFVTVGGNKSGTVRYVGPADFAKGTWVGVELEVPAGKNDGSVGGKHYFHCNPGYGVLVRPNRVSRGGAKRRRQQQQQKRRSANLSGSSPNLAALTALAKGEGGGGSSHRGRGENRKSWNT from the exons ATGCTCCTTAACGAGCCTGTGGGCGCCGGACAGGAAACAACCGCAGCGTTTCACAAGGTTACTTTACCCG GTGTCACGATGGATGACAACAGTCTTAACGTGTCCAATGTGAAGGTCGCGGTTCGTGTTCGGCCAATGAACAGGAGGG AAAAAGACATGAAGACCAAATGTgtggtggagatggaggagaaccaGACCATTCTGTATCCACCGACTGCCAGTATGAACAAAGGAGACCCTCG gaGTCAGCCAAAG GTATTTGCATATGACTACTGCTTCTGGTCAATGGATGAATGTCAAACAGACAAGTTTGCAG GTCAGGATGTCGTGTTCCAGTGCCTTGGTGAGAGTCTGCTGGATAACGCCTTCATGGGCTACAATGCTTGCATCTTTGCTtatggacagacag GCTCTGGCAAGTCTTACACTATGATGGGCTCAGAAGAGCAGCCAGGGCTGATCCCTCGGCTCTGCAGCTCCCTGTTTAGCAGGATTCTGCAGGAAGCCCAGGAAGGAGAGAGCTTCACTGTAGAGGTCTCCTACATGGAGATTTACAACGAGAAGGTCCGAGACCTACTCGACCCCAAAGG AAGTCGACATGCGCTGAGAGTGAGAGAGCACAATGTTTTTGGGCCATATGTTGACGGCCTCTCTCATCTGGCCGTTGCCAGCTACAAg GATATCAAGTCTCTGATGTCAGAGGGGAATAAATCCCGCACCGTGGCTGCCACCAACATGAATGAAGAGAGCAGCAGGTCCCACGCTGTGTTCAAcatcatcctcacacacacactcatggaccTGCAGTCAGGG ACATCTGGAGAGAAGGTGAGCAAGCTGAGTCTGGTGGATCTGGCTGGCAGTGAGCGGGCGGCAAAGACGGGAGCAGCGGGCGAAAGGCTGAAGGAAGGGAGTAACATCAACAA GTCTCTGAGCACTCTGGGTCTGGTCATCTCAGCTTTAGCTGAGCAGGGAGCGgggaagaacaagaacaagtTTGTGCCCTACAGAGACTCCGTCCTCACCTGGCTGCTCAAG GACAGCCTCGGAGGGAACAGCCGGACAGCCATGGTCGCAACCATCAGCCCCGCCGCAGACAACTACGACGAGACTCTGTCGACCCTCCGATACGCAGATCGGGCAAAGAGCATCATCAACCATGCCGTGGTCAACGAAGACCCCAATGCCAGAATCATCCGAGAgctcagagaggaggtggagaagctgAGAGAGCAGCTCACAGAGGCCGAG TCTATGAAGGCGCCGGAGTTGAAGGACCAACTGGAGGAGTCAGAAAAACTGATCCAAGAAATGACGGTTACCTGGGAGGAGAAGCTCAGAAAGACGGAGGCTGTTGCACAG GAGCGCCAGAGGCAGCTGGAGAGTCTCGGAATTTCCCTTCAATCATCCGGAATCCGAGTGGTGGATGACAAGTGCTTCCTGGTTAATCTAAACGCTGACCCAGCCCTCAACGAGCTGCTCGTCTACTACCTAAAG GAGCACACACGCGTGGGCTCGGCTAATTCACAGGACATCCAGCTGTGTGGGATGGCCATTCAGGCTGAGCACTGCATCATCGACGTCACACAGAGCACCGGCGTGATGCTCACTCCTCTGCACAATGCCCG AACATACGTCAATGGTACCGCCGTCACCAGTCCAGTCCAGCTTCATCACGGTGACCGAATCTTGTGGGGAAACAACCACTTTTTTAG AATCAGCCTACCCAAGGATATGGTCCGTGCTGGAGGCGAGGACAAGGAGGGCTGCGCTGCGCTGAAGACGTGCTTGAGTACAGATCGGCTTGAGGTGGACTTTGACGCGTCAAGCGACATTTCGAGCGAGCTGAGCTTCGGCTACGAGTTTGCCCAGGCTGAGGTCATGATGAAAGGAATGCGCAACAACG ATCCCCTTCAGTCTGTGCTGAAGACCCTGGAGAGGCAGTATAGGGAGGAGAAGCACTGCGCTCTGGAGCGACAGAGAGAGATGTacgagcaggagctgcagcagctccgtaAGCAGCTCAGTCCTGaaacctcctcccacctcctggaCCCCACAGgcctgctgagcagcaccacAAATGCCGCAGCATCTCCCAGCTCCCACAAGCGGGTTCGGCGCTGGAGCGAGGACAG AGAAGCGATGATGACGCGTAGTCTGCGTCGGCTGAAGGAGCAAATTGTTCGGGCAAACCTGTTGGCACAGGAGGCGGGCTTCTTCGCGGAGGAGCTTAACAAGAAGACCGAGTACCTGGTTACTCTGCAGATACCTGCTGCTAACCTGGACGCCAACAGGAAG CGAGATGTTGTTTTGAGTGAGCCGGCCATCCAGGTCCGCCGTAAAGGTAAAGGGAAGCAGATCTGGGCCCTGGAAAAGATGGAGAACAGGCTGGTGGACATGAGGGAGCTTTACCAAGAGTGGAAGGACTTTGATGAAGACAACCCT GTGATGCGCTCCTATTTCAAGCGAGCCGATCCGTTCTTCGATGAGCAGGAGAACCACAGCCTGATCGGCGTGGCCAATGTTTTCTTGGCCTGTCTCTTCTATGATGTCAAGCTACAGTATGCAGTGCCCATCATCAACCAGAAGGGAGAG GTGGCCGGGCGGCTGCAGGTGGAGGTTTGGCATGGCACTGAGATCTCTGAGGCGGACGGTGCCAAGCAGGCGGCCTCTCGGCCGAGCGTCATGGAGGGAGATCAGCAGGAGCGCAGACTGGACTGTGTG GTGAAGATCCTGCAGGCCACAGGTCTCCCTCGCCATTTGTCAAactttgttttctgtcagtACCACTTCTGGGGCCAGGAGGAGCCTGTGTTTATCGCTCCGGAGATGGCAGcatgcagctcctcctcctcctcctccagggaccCTCAGTGTACGGTGGTCTTTGACAGTGCTCAG GAATTCTCTGTACCGGTGTCAGAGGAGTTTGTGGAGTTCTTGTCCGAGGGGGCGGTGGCCATTGAGGTGTACGGCCATAAGCAGGCTAACCCTCGCAGGAACCTTGCCCTGTGGGACCTTGGAGTGATTCAAGCCAAAACTCGCTCCCTCAGAGAACG GTGGAGCGAGGTTACCCGCAGGCTGGAGATGTGGGTGCAGCTGAGGGAGCTGAATGAGGCGGGCGAGTTCACGGCTGTGGAGGTGCTTCCCGCCAAAGATGTGCGCACAGGAGGGGTCTTCCAGCTGCGACAG GGTCAGTCCCGTCGAGTCCAAGTGGAGATTCGCTCGGTGCCAGATTCGGGCACCATGCCCCTCATTgctgcctctgtcctctctgtgtCCATCGGAGATGTCAAAGTTGGACAGACCCGTCCATCCAAAGGCGGATCACAGTGG ACTGAAGAAGACGTGGACAGCTACCAA gagttgGACTTGGAGCGGATGAAGGCTCACTGGTTGGACAGTTTGACTCAGAGGCAAGAGTATCTGGACCAGCAACTACAGAAGATCGTCTCCAAAGCAG aTAAATCTGAGGATGATGTTGAAAGAGAGTCCCAGCTGCTGGAGTGTCGCCTGACACTCACTGAAGAACGCAACGCTGTCCTGGTGCCATCAGCTGGCAGCGGCATCCCAGGAGCTCCAgtggagag GGTTCCTGTTCCTGGCATGGAGACCCATGTGCCTGTCCTCTTCCTGGATCTCAGCG CTGATGATTTCCAGTCTAGCATTTCAGCCCCTCTGGCAGGAGGTTTAGACTCATTACTCAGTGGGGAGGATGATGACGAATTCTTTGACCTTCATATTGTTAAATACCACGAATCAGAG GTGAAGGTGGAGGCTTCGTGGGACTCAACGGTCCACGAGTGTCCCCAGCTGAGCCGAGTGACGGCGGCTGACCAGAGGGTGTACCTGACAGTCAAAGCAGTGGTTCAGCTGAGCCACCCCGCCCACATGCAGCTTGTCCTGAGGAAGCGCATCTGCGTCAGCATCACAGGGAGACAG GGTTTCGCCCAGAGCCTCCTGAAGAGGATGTCTCACCGCAGCAACATCCCCGGCTGTGGCGTCACCTTTGAGATCGTTTCCAACGTTCCAGGC GACATCCATGGCCCAGAGGACCGGGAGATGTTGGCCAGACTGGCCGCCGCCAGCACCGAGGATGACCAATCGGCTGACAGCGAAGCCGCCATCGAGAAATATTTACGCAGTGTCCTGGCTGTGGAGAACATCCTCACCATGGACAGACTCAGACAA GAGGTGGCTGTGAGGGAACATCTGGCTGCGAAAGGGAAAGCTCCCAGGCGGTGCCTGAGTTCTCCAAACATCAGCCGC CTGTCAACCAGGAGTTTGGAGCTCCTTTCTACTCATAACCTCAATGACCTTAAG GGCTGGGAGAGCCACCACAATCTGTCTGCCGTTCCTCCCCCATCCACACGTATGCTGCCCAGCTCCATATCtcagagcctgagcctgagccccGATGCAG TGAAGGCCGTCCCCAGGCTGCTCAAGTCATTGCTTCCTGGCGGGAGGGAagacggcggcggcagcagcccGACAGCCGTCACTGAGCAG GTGGCGCTGCGCATCGTGGTGCAGTCTGCAAGTATTGAAGATGGAATCAGCCAACGACAGCAGCCA GTTCCTGCTGAAGAGGCTTCTCCTGGCTCCCAGTCTGAGAGCCCCAGAGTCCCACTGCCACCACCAATCATCCGAGAGACAGAAGACTCCACCTCCAGCCCCGTTAGTGAAACGTCAAGCGGATACATCTCGAACAGCATCTCCACGGTGACCCTGTCTGATGTCTATACGCTGAGCTGGGACCTGCCGCCGCTGGCCGGCAGGAGAAGCGACGGCTTTGAGGCGCTGCCGGATACTGAAGAGGAGAGTTCAGTGAGCGACCTTCAACCTTCGGGTCGGGAGTCTCTGCTGGTCTGGGATGAAGGAGCTGGCGCGGTACCATCCGGACCAGACTCACACCCCCGCCAAGAGGAAGCTCCACCTGCGACAGAACACAAGCCGGACTCTGAAGCAAACCTGGCTGGAGCGGAACAAGAGTCGTTAGATCAGGAGGATCAGAGGGATCGATTAGAAGCACTGCCAGAAAAGGGCCCTCAGATACAGGGACCAGGTCTACACAccccagaggagacagaacaaccccccctccaGTCAGAAACGCTCGACGCCATCCCACAGACGCAACCCAGACGAGAGGAGACACCCTTCCAGGGCGCTCCAGATCCAACCCTGCAGGTTCCAGAGGATGCCCAGGTCTTGATTCTGACTCCTGCCTCATCAGGGGAGCAGGTTGATCTGGATGTGGCTGAAATACAACCAACTTCCGAGCTTCCCAACATCAACTGCATTCCCACTTCTCCTCCAGCCCACGATGAAGCACCTGCGAATGCTTCTAAGTCCAGGGCCCAGTCCAGCGCTGAGCcctccaaccccaacccctccGGGGCCAATCCCTTCAGGATCCAAAAAGTCAAGTCTTCAGACCTCAAGTCCTTCCAGCCGATCATTGGAACGGCTGAGTCCGCAGGTCCGCAGGTAGACCCCACCAACAGCCTCGCCGTGCCTCTGGAAAGTCTGGAAATCATCTCGGACTCCGAAGAAGGAGACGCGGCCGCTGCCGTCCTTCCGGACTGGCTGAAGGAGGGAGAGTTTGTGACCGTGGGGGGCAACAAGAGCGGCACCGTCCGCTACGTCGGACCTGCCGATTTTGCCAAGGGGACCTGGGTGGGAGTGGAACTGGAGGTCCCGGCAG GAAAAAACGACGGCTCAGTAGGTGGCAAGCACTACTTCCACTGTAACCCCGGTTACGGCGTGCTGGTGAGGCCGAACAGGGTGAGTCGGGGGGGCGCCAAGCGCcgccgccagcagcagcagcagaagcggcGCAGCGCCAACCTGTCTGGATCGAGCCCCAACCTGGCGGCCCTGACGGCCCTGGCCAAGGGTGAAGGCGGTGGCGGGTCGAGCCATCGTGGCCGAGGAGAGAACCGCAAGTCCTGGAACACGTGA